Proteins from one Bacteroides mediterraneensis genomic window:
- the surE gene encoding 5'/3'-nucleotidase SurE gives MMKEKPFLLLSNDDGYAAKGIQELIKVLRPMADLMVVAPSGPRSGASGSITSEHPLRCAQLISEPGFTLYSCTGTPVDCVKLALHELVPRVPDMVIGGINHGDNSSVNVHYSGTMGVVIEGCLKGIPSVGFSLCNHDPEADFTPTFPYIQRIVEEVLAHGLPAGCCLNVNFPGVKELKGVRICRQTDGVWTNEFVKAVHPRGGYYYWLTGSYKNNEPDAEDTDHWALDHDYVAITPTQIDVTAYALKEELNHWNLQL, from the coding sequence ATGATGAAAGAGAAACCATTTCTGCTGTTGTCGAACGACGACGGCTATGCTGCGAAAGGAATTCAGGAGTTGATAAAAGTATTGCGCCCTATGGCCGATTTGATGGTAGTCGCTCCCTCGGGCCCCCGTTCGGGAGCTTCCGGTTCCATTACTTCAGAACATCCTCTTCGTTGCGCACAATTGATTTCTGAGCCGGGATTTACTTTATATAGCTGCACAGGCACACCGGTAGATTGTGTGAAGCTGGCTTTGCATGAGTTGGTTCCTCGGGTGCCCGATATGGTGATTGGGGGAATCAATCATGGAGACAATTCTTCGGTGAATGTGCATTATTCAGGAACCATGGGAGTCGTGATTGAAGGTTGTTTGAAAGGAATCCCTTCTGTCGGTTTTTCGCTCTGCAATCACGATCCGGAAGCGGATTTCACACCTACCTTCCCTTATATACAACGGATTGTGGAAGAAGTGCTGGCGCATGGATTACCTGCCGGTTGTTGTTTGAATGTGAATTTCCCGGGTGTAAAAGAACTGAAAGGAGTACGCATCTGCCGACAGACGGATGGAGTCTGGACAAACGAGTTTGTGAAAGCAGTTCATCCAAGAGGTGGCTATTATTACTGGTTGACAGGTTCTTACAAGAACAATGAGCCAGATGCGGAAGATACGGACCATTGGGCGCTTGATCATGATTATGTGGCCATTACCCCCACACAGATTGACGTAACGGCATACGCGTTGAAGGAAGAATTGAATCACTGGAATCTTCAGTTATGA
- a CDS encoding phosphatidate cytidylyltransferase, whose amino-acid sequence MKSNFIQRAITGVIFVGVLVGCILGGPISFSLLFALITALTIHEFGTIVSKQPDVEINKPICMLAGVFLFFGFAYLGVMPGQTEILIPYLFLLIYLLVSELYLKKKNPLNNWAYAMMSQIYVALSFAMLNVLAYHSVGGTSPYQIQYNPILPLSIFIFTWINDTGAYCTGILFGKHRLFERISPKKSWEGSIGGGVFSIIAGVIMAHFFPFMSIGVWIGLALTVVVFGTWGDLTESLLKRTLGIKDSGNILPGHGGMLDRFDSTLMAVPAAVVYLYVISFF is encoded by the coding sequence GTGAAAAGCAATTTTATTCAACGCGCCATTACAGGAGTTATTTTTGTAGGTGTCCTCGTAGGATGTATCCTGGGGGGACCTATCTCTTTCTCCTTATTGTTCGCACTAATCACCGCACTGACCATCCATGAATTTGGAACCATTGTCAGCAAACAGCCGGATGTAGAAATCAACAAACCCATCTGCATGCTGGCAGGTGTCTTCTTGTTCTTCGGATTCGCCTATCTGGGTGTGATGCCTGGACAGACAGAAATTCTGATACCTTATCTATTTCTCCTCATCTACCTGCTGGTAAGCGAATTGTACCTAAAGAAGAAGAATCCGCTGAATAACTGGGCGTATGCCATGATGAGTCAAATCTATGTAGCCTTGTCATTTGCCATGCTGAACGTACTGGCTTATCACTCTGTGGGAGGCACATCACCTTACCAGATACAATATAATCCGATATTACCTTTATCTATCTTTATTTTCACTTGGATAAATGACACGGGGGCCTATTGTACAGGGATACTGTTCGGGAAGCACCGTCTGTTTGAGAGAATCTCCCCCAAGAAATCATGGGAAGGTTCCATTGGAGGTGGTGTATTCAGTATCATCGCCGGCGTCATTATGGCTCATTTCTTTCCTTTCATGTCAATAGGGGTATGGATTGGACTCGCCCTGACTGTTGTGGTATTCGGCACGTGGGGTGACCTGACAGAATCCTTACTGAAACGTACACTGGGAATAAAAGATTCCGGTAATATTCTTCCCGGGCATGGCGGAATGCTCGACCGGTTTGACAGCACGCTGATGGCGGTACCGGCAGCCGTCGTGTATTTATATGTGATTTCTTTCTTTTAA
- the lpxB gene encoding lipid-A-disaccharide synthase — translation MKYYLIVGEASGDLHASNLMKALLQHDPEAEFRFFGGDLMAGVGGVLVKHYKDMAYMGFIPVLLHLRTIFRNMDYCKKDIVCWQPDVLILVDYPGFNLKIAEYIKAHTRIPIFYYISPKIWAWKEYRIKNIKRDVDELFSILPFEVEFFRKHSYPIHYVGNPCVDAVDCFQQTYTEDFSHFTARNNLGGKPIIALLAGSRKQEIKDNLSRMIEASRAFPEYQFVVAGAPGIAPEFYRTYMGKDAEIVFGQTYDLLSHATAALVTSGTATLETALFRVPQVVCYYTAAGKLVSFLRRHILKVKYISLVNLIAGREVVTELVADGMTVENVKTELARIVPGGDSRKAMQKDYEILAGILGEAGASDRAASQMVELLRKKYHRSSI, via the coding sequence ATGAAATACTATTTGATTGTTGGAGAAGCGTCGGGCGACTTGCATGCCTCTAATCTGATGAAAGCCTTGCTGCAGCACGATCCGGAGGCGGAATTCCGCTTTTTCGGAGGTGATTTGATGGCCGGAGTGGGAGGCGTTTTGGTGAAGCATTATAAAGATATGGCCTATATGGGCTTCATTCCTGTTTTGCTTCATTTGCGGACTATTTTCCGGAATATGGATTATTGTAAGAAAGATATTGTCTGCTGGCAGCCGGATGTATTGATTTTGGTGGATTATCCGGGGTTCAATTTGAAAATTGCCGAGTATATCAAGGCGCATACCCGTATCCCGATATTTTATTACATTTCACCCAAAATCTGGGCATGGAAGGAATACCGTATTAAAAATATCAAGCGTGATGTGGACGAGTTGTTCTCCATCCTTCCTTTTGAGGTGGAGTTCTTTCGAAAACACTCTTATCCGATTCATTATGTGGGAAATCCGTGTGTGGATGCGGTTGATTGTTTTCAACAGACATATACAGAAGATTTTTCTCATTTCACGGCACGCAACAATTTGGGTGGCAAACCGATTATTGCTTTGCTGGCAGGTAGCCGTAAGCAGGAGATAAAAGATAACCTTTCACGGATGATAGAAGCCTCCCGTGCATTTCCGGAATATCAGTTTGTGGTTGCGGGGGCTCCGGGCATTGCTCCTGAGTTTTACCGGACTTACATGGGAAAAGATGCGGAAATTGTATTCGGGCAGACTTATGATTTGCTTTCTCATGCTACGGCAGCCTTGGTGACAAGTGGGACGGCTACGCTGGAAACAGCTTTGTTCCGTGTGCCTCAGGTCGTATGCTATTATACTGCTGCCGGAAAGCTGGTTTCATTTCTGCGGAGACACATTTTGAAAGTGAAATATATTTCATTGGTGAATCTGATTGCAGGGCGTGAGGTCGTGACAGAGCTTGTGGCCGACGGGATGACGGTGGAAAACGTAAAAACGGAATTGGCCCGGATTGTTCCGGGAGGAGACAGTCGGAAGGCGATGCAGAAAGACTATGAGATACTGGCAGGTATCTTGGGTGAGGCAGGAGCTTCTGATAGGGCGGCCTCTCAAATGGTCGAACTGTTGCGGAAAAAATATCACAGGTCCTCAATCTAG